A single Clostridia bacterium DNA region contains:
- a CDS encoding TolC family protein yields the protein MFRKLLFAFLFTAAIAGVAQEPQSPVSGSSASSMQPLTLDDVVREVITSNPAIAGARNTVEAQRRRVVQAGALPDPSLTVSWMGDPVPFKTMSMDPSSYRGLTVMQMFPLGGKRELRREMARKEVGASEADQLATVRRLTAEARAAFYEYFYNDKALGITNRNKARLNQIADISEARYKVGKAMQQDVLRAQVEVSMLLQRSVALEQQRQIAAARLNTLMGRPMDAPLPPAAEVQKDALPDLSVLAPAAEANDPMLKREQSMVDRNKVAITMARKEYVPDLSAGYMYQQRSMMPDMHGLQFTINLPIFYKSKQREAIAQAKQELSAAERSREARHLELSYELKQMYAMAVSADKMLDLYDEAIIPQAELALRSAQSSYSVGTVDFLTVVTNFSTIHGYQIDYYRQLADYEIALARIEALTGDLTQVISKEAK from the coding sequence ATGTTCCGAAAATTATTGTTCGCATTCCTTTTTACTGCGGCAATTGCCGGAGTGGCGCAGGAGCCGCAATCGCCTGTTTCAGGCAGTAGTGCGTCGTCCATGCAACCGCTGACTCTGGACGATGTAGTCCGCGAAGTAATCACCTCCAATCCTGCAATCGCAGGCGCACGCAACACGGTCGAGGCACAGCGCCGTCGCGTTGTACAGGCTGGCGCGCTCCCCGATCCTAGTCTCACCGTCTCCTGGATGGGCGACCCAGTGCCGTTCAAGACGATGAGCATGGACCCATCCAGCTATCGCGGCCTCACAGTCATGCAGATGTTCCCGCTGGGCGGGAAACGTGAATTGCGGAGGGAGATGGCGCGCAAGGAAGTTGGCGCATCCGAGGCCGACCAACTGGCGACTGTCCGTCGACTCACAGCAGAGGCGAGAGCGGCCTTTTATGAGTACTTCTACAACGACAAAGCGCTGGGAATAACAAATCGCAACAAAGCTCGTCTGAACCAGATCGCCGACATTTCCGAAGCTCGTTATAAGGTCGGAAAAGCGATGCAGCAGGATGTTCTGCGAGCGCAGGTTGAGGTGTCGATGCTGCTGCAACGCTCCGTCGCGCTCGAACAGCAGCGCCAGATTGCCGCTGCCCGCCTGAATACGCTCATGGGGCGGCCGATGGACGCACCACTACCTCCAGCGGCCGAAGTCCAGAAGGATGCGCTTCCAGACCTCTCGGTCCTTGCTCCCGCTGCGGAAGCAAACGACCCGATGCTGAAGCGCGAGCAGAGCATGGTGGATCGCAACAAGGTGGCGATCACCATGGCCCGAAAGGAATACGTTCCTGATCTTTCGGCCGGTTACATGTACCAGCAGCGATCAATGATGCCCGACATGCATGGCCTGCAGTTCACGATCAACCTGCCCATCTTCTACAAGTCGAAGCAGCGCGAAGCAATTGCACAGGCGAAGCAGGAACTCTCCGCGGCCGAGCGAAGCCGGGAAGCGAGGCACCTGGAACTCAGCTACGAGTTGAAGCAAATGTACGCAATGGCGGTAAGCGCGGACAAGATGCTGGATTTATACGACGAGGCGATCATCCCGCAGGCGGAGCTCGCACTTCGTTCTGCACAATCGTCGTACTCGGTCGGTACCGTTGACTTCCTCACCGTGGTAACGAACTTCTCGACCATCCATGGCTACCAGATCGACTACTACCGCCAACTCGCGGACTACGAAATTGCGCTGGCCCGCATTGAGGCACTCACTGGCGATCTGACCCAAGTTATTAGCAAGGAGGCAAAGTAA
- a CDS encoding efflux RND transporter periplasmic adaptor subunit: protein MQRHSKKILRVTAVLAVVVLVAIVFVGGRVLKTRTTSAHSDHQAQSGERKVLYWYDAMNPQNTYHKPGKAPDGMDLVPKYAEAEAVAGDKKILYWYDPMHPNYKSDKPGIAPDCGMDLVPMYEGQGGVENGMIKVAPERQRALGVRTSQVEEQVISRTVRTSGQIVADETRIAHVHVKTPGWIENVYVDFVGQLVKKGQPLFTIYSPDLVATQEEYLIAKRGQESLGNSPYHDVAHSSESLLASSRQRLRFWDLSEAQIKRLDETGQVNKTVTVYSPVTGYVTDRKAFPHIAVNPDTDIYTVADLSRLWVVADVYESEMPYVKVGQPATITLSYIPGKTYKGRVTYSYPMLDPATHTAKVRIDVANPGLMLKPNMFSDVELQITYGKHVIVPQEAVLNSGKMQTVFVVHDGGKFEPREVTVGPTVDGNTIIEFGLEKGETIVTSGNFLLDSESRMKSAVGSEQPR, encoded by the coding sequence ATGCAACGCCATTCTAAGAAGATCCTTCGTGTAACCGCGGTACTGGCCGTGGTGGTTCTGGTCGCGATCGTGTTTGTTGGTGGGCGGGTTCTGAAGACGAGGACTACAAGCGCGCACTCAGACCACCAGGCTCAAAGTGGCGAGCGCAAAGTCCTGTACTGGTATGACGCAATGAATCCCCAGAACACGTATCACAAACCGGGGAAAGCTCCTGACGGGATGGACCTCGTCCCGAAGTACGCCGAAGCAGAAGCCGTAGCGGGCGACAAAAAGATTCTGTACTGGTATGACCCAATGCACCCGAACTACAAGTCCGACAAACCTGGCATCGCGCCTGATTGTGGCATGGATCTGGTGCCAATGTATGAAGGCCAGGGCGGTGTTGAGAACGGGATGATAAAGGTAGCGCCGGAGCGTCAGCGTGCGCTTGGCGTCCGGACATCGCAAGTTGAAGAACAGGTAATTTCACGCACCGTTCGCACCTCCGGCCAGATTGTGGCAGACGAGACGCGCATCGCGCATGTCCATGTGAAGACTCCCGGGTGGATCGAAAACGTCTATGTCGACTTCGTGGGACAACTCGTCAAGAAGGGACAGCCGCTGTTTACGATCTACAGCCCTGACCTTGTCGCAACTCAGGAAGAGTATCTGATCGCCAAACGCGGACAAGAGTCGCTCGGAAACTCTCCCTACCATGACGTGGCACACAGCTCCGAGTCACTGTTGGCTTCCTCGCGTCAGCGACTCCGCTTCTGGGATTTGAGCGAAGCTCAAATTAAGCGCCTGGACGAGACAGGGCAGGTGAATAAGACAGTCACTGTCTATTCGCCAGTAACGGGCTATGTCACGGATCGGAAGGCATTTCCACATATTGCCGTAAATCCGGACACGGACATCTACACAGTCGCTGATCTCTCGCGGCTCTGGGTTGTGGCGGATGTGTACGAGTCTGAAATGCCGTATGTGAAGGTTGGCCAGCCAGCAACGATCACTCTGAGTTACATCCCAGGCAAAACCTATAAAGGTCGCGTCACCTACAGCTATCCGATGCTTGATCCGGCGACGCATACCGCGAAGGTACGGATCGATGTAGCGAATCCCGGCCTGATGCTGAAGCCGAACATGTTCTCTGATGTGGAGCTTCAGATCACCTATGGGAAGCACGTCATTGTCCCGCAGGAAGCGGTGTTGAACAGCGGCAAGATGCAAACCGTCTTCGTCGTCCACGACGGCGGAAAGTTTGAGCCTCGCGAGGTGACGGTCGGTCCGACTGTGGATGGCAATACGATCATCGAGTTCGGACTGGAAAAGGGCGAAACGATTGTAACTTCCGGGAATTTCCTGCTCGATTCGGAGAGCCGGATGAAGTCCGCTGTTGGCAGCGAGCAACCACGGTGA